The window CATAGGCTTTGGTACAGTAATATTCTTAATGTTCATATTTTAACAATTGtatctatttttttccccccgggACAAACCTGCTAATTGCCAAAAGGTTTTTGTAACGCTGTGTACATTTAACCAgtgttattttacaaattattttgttgtgatttggtgtcttcaaaaaatacagtACTCTGCTACGGCAgtccttaaaaaaaactttttattagcCAATGCAATCGTTTTGTATTCATTATTCCATTTAAGCTACTTTATTCGATAAATTCGAGGCCTTATAGTGCAGCAGTTGAATCATGACTATAGACAACAAGCCTAATACAGTTAAATTAAACCTTGAGTTACAAAACCCTTTCATTCGTTTATTGATTTATACAAATTATGTTACGTATACTATATCACTTTCACTATTTACAGTTATGTTTAGAATGTTAAAAGAAGTATAAAatgcggaaaaaaaatacaaaataactttGCCGTAAAACTCAAATACCCTTATAgcttgaaaataaatttcttgtTCAGTATTTTATGTGCGAGTGAGtttgttttttagtttattttattttatctgtttGATTTACGGCAACCGGTAGATgattgtaagaaaattttaaacgTTAGTTTaacagttataaaatattttgagtatGGACGAAGTGTGGCTGTTTCTTGAGATACAATTTTCAGTAACGCAAAATACCTATTAAGTAAGTACAATTCCAATTGTTACCTTTTCAGCCAAAACATATTGTGTTTGTAATTAGTTACTCTTAATTTAAATCTACGAAGTAAGACCTTTATAACTGTTGTCgctttaaaattttgttagtaaaatttttGTCTTGAAAAAAGGTACACCCtaactaaataaatatgtgtttacgTGTTTTGACGTAATTATAATCTATACGATAAACGCAAGCGGTTTTAAGACACTATACCACACACTGCTAAAGACTATTAACTTATATTGAAATACTCGTAGGTCCATCAgtaaaattgtcaccaaaaaatattttcttagtagGCTATTTACCCTGCTCATACATTTAGTgacgataaaataattttgtaatgtcCTCCAGAGTGCTTTATTAGGGAGAACAACATTTTTAAGTCACTCCCAGTAGTTATGTGATGGtaactacaaaaattattttatcgacGCCACAAACAATATGGGGAGACTGCAACGCTATTTTGTTTTCAAGGGATTGTTTCATAACCAAACGTAACTTAGGTATCTGTAATGTGTTTAAACTACTGAAATGGGTATTGTGTTCTTTTTCTCTGGTCTTGGCTTGTTGGTTTTTACTGCGGAAAATTGGGGGGGGGAAAAATAATTCCAAGTTGACGTGGCGAAAACCCGCAAGCAAAGAGACAAATTACCACGTAGCCTAGAGCTATGTTACACCCAAGAAATTGTTACATTTAGGTTATATTTTTCGTCGTTTATAATTCTTCGAAACAGTTTACATGTTTATTTCGTGGATTTCTAACCCGTTTGAGATCAGCTTACTGAAGTTCTCCAGCTCATGCAAATAAAAGCTTAtagataatatatttatttttgtggccTATTATGAAATAACTTTGGATTAAGgcctaagtaatttttttttaatttttttacgttatactttcattttcttttgtattttaatattaattgatGTTAAAATGATACAAAAATGTACTGCAcccaacttaaaaataaaaatatatcctaCTAGCTCtctgatattttaaaacatattgtaactttgtttttAATCATTGACGGGTGCTAAGTGTAAGATGCTAGTTACTGACATAGTGACACTAATTCTTAAATAACGAAAGAATTATACcttctttttttacttttcttggaATAAGGACATGCTGTATTCTCATAATAACTAACATGTGTATTCTAAATATTCTCAAAGTGTCAGAAAACTGTATTCTATCAGTTCTCTTTCAACATCTTTAAATGCATATTGCATTTATTAAATCACTAAGGgcacaaaacaattaaaataaaaagtaaataatttggaaataattgtttatatttcacacattcttttgaatataacaaaattgaaaatattggTTATGTGAGCAAGTatgaaacaactttttttaactatagttccagttattatttatttatttacacgtCATGCGACAATGTCTTCTTATAATGCTATACAACGTCGACAttctaattatataaattatcacagagtacttattttaaaattacttgatTTATAAATACTAATTGAGATTTTCTTTTTACAGAGAACGCGCATTTAGATTTTACACCTACACACacgtgattaaaaaatattttgtttccgcGACGAATAATTCGTAAACAACATGCGCAACAGATACGACTGAGTTCTCAACATTTTGGGCCATAAGTCAATGGAATCCTCACATTTGCCCAACAACTAGATGAACTTATAGCTTATAGTTAAACGTAGCTTGCAGGACCGAAGTCCTCGTGAATGAACACATATTACACACAGAGCAAACTCGCAACTCACGGCACACAACAGATGCTAGATGTGGGATATGCTACTTGACGGAGTGTCTGGTGATCGCTTCAGCATGCATCAATTTGGAAGCTAGAAAAGCAAAACGTGAGACGACAGGAAAGATTCCGATTAGTCCCGTGACCAAATGGAAAACTAATCTGCCATCACAATTCAATTGAGGCAGGAATAAGCATACTAATGTGTAACTCGTTACTTCGCCTGAATTCTTTACGGGCATAGGGTTAGGCCTACCTACATCTGTATAACACAATCTGAAACTCAACCAAATTTCAGACAGATCTGTGCTGTCTTCAATAGTTACACGGTCTTAAAACATGGGTATATTCGAAAAAACAAAACGCGGAGTTGCTGTTAGTAAAATTTGTAACCCACTCATTAAGTTATTCTAATAAGCATTTATCTGTCTCATTTATTATCACTTGTACTTACTAATGTAAACGATTaggcctaaatatttttttataggtaGCCTATATGACTAACCTAGGCTACATTTTCCACaaaatttagtttcatttgaaaataacatgatttggaaataaaattcttattttcgAGATTTTAGGTGTTTTCGTACTTGGGGAAATTAATGAAGTTATTCGTGTCGGTACGCGCTGACTTACGCGTGGGACAGAAACGGTCTaactgtttaaatttaattataacataTGTTACTTTTAATGCTATGTCTCTTAACCAGTTAGATAACTGAAGAAAATAAAGACAGATTTAGGTAttacgatagaaaaaaaaattaatgctggCCTACGATAGTGCGGAACAATTCTGAGTCCAATTCTAAGAATCGTCacaacggtaaaaaaaaaaaaaaaaaaaaaaattatgaatacactGCGTAATCTTGGGTTGAATCGTGATGGAGACAGATAAAGGCACCGCGTCACCGCCCACGCCTGGGAACAGAGGACAAGCGGCGCGCCCGAGACGAGCAAGAGGACGTGTTCTAGAGATGCACCAGACACCCCGGGGAGACGCGGGGAGACGCGGGGAGACGCGGGGAGACGCGAGCCGCCCGCCGGCCGGGAGAGCGGGCACAGGCGCCGGTCTGGGCAGGGCTGCAGGGCTGCAGGGACTCCGGCGGGCGGCCCGCGGCCCGCAGGACGGCCACTGACCTCTACGCCAGCGGGTACTGTCACAAGGACGACGCGCCGGCCGCCGGCGCGTGGTGGTACAGCCCGCCCTGGTAGTAGCCCGCCTCGGGGTGCGCGTGCGGCCCGCCGCCCAGGGGACTCAGCGGGCCGTAGCCGCCGTGGTGGTACACGTCCGAGTACATCTTCATGTCGGACTTGGTGTCGGCGGCGGGCAGCAGGCGCGTGATGCTGAAGGGGTGGCTGGCGGCGGGGTAGCCCGGGGCGGGCTCCTGCTTGAGGTGGTGCTGGTGGTGCGCGTGGTGGTGCTGGTGCTGCAGCACCGCCTGGTGGTGGTCGGACAGCGAGGCGGACAGGTGCGCGCACCGGCCCACCATGGCGGCCAGCTCGTCCTGGTGCGGCTGGTGGTGCGCCGGCGCGAACAGCTCTGCGCCCGCCTGCTGCAGCAGCCCCGCCATGGGGTCTCCGCCCTCCACCTTGGGCGCGTGCAGACTCAGCATGGCGCCCAGCTCGCCCTTGTCGGCCGCCTTGTGGTGCTGCTCCTCCGGGTGGCCGTGCGCCGGCGACTTCTTGCCCTCCGCCGCGGGCGACGACTTGTGCGCCTGCCGCACCGCCTCCTTCTTCTCGTCCTTGAAGCGCTTCTGGCGCCGCAGGTAGCAGCCGTTCTCGAACATGTTGCCCGAGTCGGGGTGCAGCGTCCAGAAGGAGCCCTTGCCCGGCTTGTCGGGCGTGCGCGGCACCTTCACGAAGCAGTCGTTGAAGGACAGCGAGTGGCGGATGGAGTTCTGCCAGCGCTGCTGGTTCTGGCGGTAGAACGGGAACAGGTCCATGATGAACTGGTAGATCTCGGACAGCGTGAGCATCTTGGTGGGCGCGTTCTGGATGGCCATGGTGATGAGCGAGATGTAGGAGTAGGGCGGCTTGGCGTGCGTGTAGCTGCGGCGGTAGGTCTTGTCGGCGCGCGCGGCGGCGGCGCGCTGCAGCGAGTTGGGCGAGGCGGCGCCGCTGCCGGCCaggcccccgccgcccccgcccaggcccccgccgccgccgaggCCCGCCGGGTCGCCCATGGGCGCCAGCGCGCCGTTGTACGCGCCCATGCCGCCGCCCATGCACGACGCCACGCCGTTCATCTGCGACATGGGCGAGCCGATGGCGCCGTAGCCCGACGACATGCAGCTGCCGTTCATGCCGGCGGGCATGGGCGGCATGCCCGAGGCCAGCATGTTGGAGCCGAACCCCTGCGGGCTGCAGCTGTTCATGGTGACGCAGCCCATGGAGTTCATGGCGTAGGTGGGCGCCATGGAGTTGACGCCGCCCGACGGGCCCACGCCACTCATGGCGCTCGACACGTCGGGGTACAGCTTCTGCGACAGCATGGCTCAGAGCCGGGCCGAGGCGCCCTGCGCCCAGCGCGCAGCCCCGCCGGCTCGCATCACGCGCGCAgggtccgccgcacacacaacagcGTCACTGCGGCGCAGGGCGAGGGGGGCGCGTCTTGCCGCGGCGACCCGCGCTGTTGACCGAGGAGGGGCGTCTGTTTAGCTTGCCCGCTGATCGCGCTCAAGTGCCTCCTAAACTTTGGGAACACGAAATAGCAAATGGACACGGCTCCGGAGCCCGGGCCGACccgtaggaggggggggggaccgtGCCTCCCGCGCGATGCTCACTtcccctccactcccctcccTGTGGCCAGGCGCGGGCCCCGCCCCCGCGCCGCGCGCCCGCCCAATGG of the Bacillus rossius redtenbacheri isolate Brsri chromosome 10, Brsri_v3, whole genome shotgun sequence genome contains:
- the LOC134535802 gene encoding silk gland factor 1, which produces MLSQKLYPDVSSAMSGVGPSGGVNSMAPTYAMNSMGCVTMNSCSPQGFGSNMLASGMPPMPAGMNGSCMSSGYGAIGSPMSQMNGVASCMGGGMGAYNGALAPMGDPAGLGGGGGLGGGGGGLAGSGAASPNSLQRAAAARADKTYRRSYTHAKPPYSYISLITMAIQNAPTKMLTLSEIYQFIMDLFPFYRQNQQRWQNSIRHSLSFNDCFVKVPRTPDKPGKGSFWTLHPDSGNMFENGCYLRRQKRFKDEKKEAVRQAHKSSPAAEGKKSPAHGHPEEQHHKAADKGELGAMLSLHAPKVEGGDPMAGLLQQAGAELFAPAHHQPHQDELAAMVGRCAHLSASLSDHHQAVLQHQHHHAHHQHHLKQEPAPGYPAASHPFSITRLLPAADTKSDMKMYSDVYHHGGYGPLSPLGGGPHAHPEAGYYQGGLYHHAPAAGASSL